From Primulina huaijiensis isolate GDHJ02 chromosome 15, ASM1229523v2, whole genome shotgun sequence, one genomic window encodes:
- the LOC140960006 gene encoding uncharacterized protein: MASPFPSSTLIECSESKLAESSNSRNWNEAFQLYSNAITCGNDGLKVEATIKLAKMSRHAPENILALTVPLIVGLLESPLNPSILEASAYCLKCLASQGDGRLAHLIGQSDAIPLLLNLLPNTEGRLQISLLKCLRNLVTFWDSNSRTVASNHGLEIVLRMLNSSSDVKDILYEILSALALTREVRRYILNSRNVYHLVEAANCGRLISRTRAAQAIGLLGLIKSARPTLVDAGAIPVLVQLLKHGDPSMKLVAGNALGVIASHIDHINLVAQAGVIPLYVELLQGSDPIGQDIAVDVLCILAVNEENAITIAGHLVELLRGGKDGAKAGAVDVIRDMSNYKHSMSVVENAGAIPILVELLKDENTNVKERVSGAIAQLSCNKADRVALANSGAIPILLNVLLEDEPNELIDNAVEALVNFSADPSLGEQISCISESPLFQNMRYRVLEMGDSDESWASSSDQTSVCDIPSEPDLC, encoded by the coding sequence ATGGCTTCACCATTTCCTTCCTCAACGTTAATTGAATGTTCAGAGAGCAAACTGGCAGAGAGTAGCAACAGCAGGAACTGGAATGAAGCATTCCAACTATACTCTAATGCGATTACGTGCGGGAACGATGGTCTGAAAGTTGAGGCCACAATCAAGCTGGCTAAGATGTCCAGACATGCTCCAGAAAATATTTTGGCACTTACTGTGCCATTGATCGTTGGTCTTCTTGAAAGTCCACTGAATCCATCAATTCTTGAAGCATCTGCTTACTGCTTGAAATGCCTTGCTTCACAAGGGGATGGCAGATTAGCCCACCTTATCGGTCAATCTGACGCGATTCCTCTTCTTCTAAACCTGCTGCCCAACACTGAAGGTAGATTGCAAATTTCTTTGTTAAAGTGCTTGAGAAATCTTGTAACATTTTGGGACTCAAATAGCAGAACGGTAGCTAGCAACCATGGCCTGGAGATTGTTCTTCGTATGTTAAATTCCAGTTCTGATGTAAAGGATATTCTTTATGAAATATTGAGTGCATTGGCTCTAACTCGAGAGGTTAGAAGGTATATACTGAATTCAAGGAATGTATATCATCTCGTTGAGGCAGCCAATTGTGGCCGCTTGATCTCTAGAACCAGAGCTGCTCAAGCAATCGGCTTACTTGGATTGATTAAAAGTGCAAGACCTACGCTTGTGGATGCAGGTGCTATACCTGTTCTTGTACAGTTACTTAAGCACGGGGATCCCTCCATGAAATTGGTGGCTGGTAATGCACTAGGTGTTATCGCATCACACATCGATCATATTAATCTTGTTGCTCAAGCTGGAGTCATTCCTTTGTATGTCGAGCTACTTCAAGGCTCCGACCCCATTGGTCAAGATATCGCTGTGGATGTATTATGCATCTTAGCTGTTAATGAAGAGAACGCAATTACAATTGCTGGCCATCTGGTGGAACTCCTTAGAGGAGGAAAAGATGGAGCGAAGGCTGGTGCTGTTGATGTGATTCGGGACATGTCAAATTACAAGCACTCAATGTCTGTTGTGGAAAATGCTGGTGCAATACCAATTCTCGTCGAGCTCTTGAAGGACGAGAACACCAATGTTAAAGAGAGAGTTTCTGGAGCCATTGCACAATTGAGCTGCAACAAAGCTGACCGAGTTGCCCTTGCAAATTCTGGAGCGATACCGATTCTCCTCAATGTATTGTTAGAGGATGAGCCCAATGAGCTCATAGACAATGCTGTCGAGGCGCTTGTTAATTTCTCAGCAGACCCTTCACTTGGAGAGCAGATATCCTGTATTTCTGAAAGTCCTTTGTTTCAGAATATGCGTTATAGAGTACTAGAGATGGGTGATTCTGACGAAAGTTGGGCCTCATCTTCGGACCAGACGAGTGTGTGTGATATCCCTTCAGAACCCGATCTTTGTTAA